A single genomic interval of Sulfoacidibacillus ferrooxidans harbors:
- a CDS encoding ABC transporter ATP-binding protein: MHVLSCEDLSLIPRIHHISCHLSQGEMVALIGPNGAGKSTLLKLIAGVIQPTSGAISIAGENGRKLTAKKRAQILGYLPQQTVIDVGYSVADVVAMGFYARLRHGFADELDAILEKTGLGSLRDRDIRSLSGGERQRVLLGKVLAQDAPLLLLDEPVTGLDVRYQVELLELSKALVAEGKTILVTLHDLEQVVRYATRVMVIHEGLLVAQGDPLQVLTDQLMEKVFGVRVSSFPDPVTGHPRLSMVSMSV; the protein is encoded by the coding sequence ATGCACGTATTGTCTTGTGAAGATTTGAGTCTTATACCGCGGATTCATCACATATCATGTCATCTTTCCCAAGGAGAAATGGTAGCACTGATTGGTCCAAACGGCGCTGGTAAAAGTACACTTCTAAAATTAATTGCGGGAGTGATACAGCCTACATCTGGTGCTATTTCTATAGCGGGAGAGAATGGCAGAAAACTCACTGCAAAAAAGCGGGCGCAAATTCTTGGTTACTTGCCACAACAGACAGTCATTGATGTTGGATATTCTGTAGCTGATGTTGTAGCGATGGGGTTTTACGCGCGTTTACGCCACGGATTTGCAGATGAACTTGATGCCATTTTAGAGAAGACTGGGTTAGGTTCTCTGCGCGATCGTGATATACGTTCACTTTCTGGCGGTGAGAGGCAACGTGTGTTATTAGGCAAGGTGCTAGCGCAAGATGCTCCGCTTCTTTTACTGGATGAACCTGTGACTGGGTTAGATGTACGCTATCAAGTAGAATTACTTGAACTAAGTAAGGCATTGGTGGCTGAAGGTAAGACGATCTTAGTCACACTGCATGATTTGGAGCAAGTAGTACGTTATGCCACTCGCGTGATGGTTATTCATGAGGGGTTACTTGTGGCGCAAGGCGATCCTTTACAAGTACTCACAGATCAGTTGATGGAAAAGGTATTTGGCGTACGCGTGAGTAGCTTTCCTGATCCTGTGACAGGTCATCCACGACTTTCTATGGTGAGTATGTCAGTGTGA
- a CDS encoding bifunctional adenosylcobinamide kinase/adenosylcobinamide-phosphate guanylyltransferase: MHLVLGGARSGKTAYAEQVALTKAHFLQVPVTYVATGVAMDDEMAMRIERHRTLRDKEFQLVECPRNLDKEVAALDPKRSGVLLIDCLSTYLGTASFDGLESVPEEQLFSIMMKLLESLQEYPWPVIIVSNEVGMGIVPLYESARVYRDVLGRANASFANRATDVTWMMAGMAVALKRDGTLSPFCELWPERR; the protein is encoded by the coding sequence ATGCACTTGGTGTTAGGTGGTGCGCGTAGTGGTAAGACAGCGTATGCAGAGCAAGTAGCATTGACGAAGGCTCATTTTTTGCAAGTACCTGTTACCTATGTGGCTACCGGTGTAGCAATGGATGATGAAATGGCCATGCGGATTGAACGACATCGCACTCTTCGCGATAAAGAATTTCAGTTAGTTGAATGTCCGCGAAATCTCGATAAAGAGGTGGCAGCGCTTGATCCCAAACGTTCTGGTGTCTTATTAATTGATTGCCTCTCTACATATCTTGGCACAGCAAGCTTTGACGGCTTAGAATCAGTTCCAGAAGAACAACTGTTTTCAATAATGATGAAACTGCTTGAATCGTTACAAGAGTACCCATGGCCTGTTATTATAGTGTCTAATGAAGTAGGGATGGGAATTGTTCCGTTATATGAAAGTGCCCGCGTGTATCGCGATGTGCTTGGTCGAGCCAATGCGAGTTTTGCAAACAGAGCAACGGATGTCACATGGATGATGGCCGGAATGGCAGTTGCGCTAAAGCGCGACGGAACGTTATCGCCATTTTGTGAATTATGGCCAGAGCGTAGGTGA
- the cobS gene encoding adenosylcobinamide-GDP ribazoletransferase, translated as MLDAFYRQAKAFVLAVQFLTRFPAPRIADVDEEDVNRSYAYYPLVGVMLGATYALFALIIHILYASSLLMAVLLVAVQLYFTGGLHMDGLMDTADGMLSYRSREEVLTIMKDSRVGAMGVIVFAVSFLLRIAVYDSLPLYKLVALLFVTPVASRSVLLVLFRFTRPARTRGLGQHAIGKTRLATLVWANSIAILLVALLLKEIGIMAMIVGILVVIRLIRSCNRRLGGMTGDTFGAAVEILEGVVALVFAMRTF; from the coding sequence ATGTTAGATGCATTTTACCGGCAAGCCAAAGCGTTTGTGCTGGCAGTGCAATTTTTAACCCGGTTTCCTGCACCGCGAATTGCTGATGTGGATGAAGAAGATGTCAACCGCAGCTATGCGTATTATCCATTAGTCGGAGTAATGCTCGGGGCAACGTATGCTTTGTTTGCGCTCATTATACATATTTTGTACGCTTCGTCTTTGCTGATGGCCGTTTTGTTGGTTGCTGTGCAGCTGTATTTTACTGGCGGATTGCATATGGATGGCCTGATGGATACGGCAGATGGCATGCTAAGTTATCGTTCGAGAGAAGAAGTCTTGACGATTATGAAAGATAGTAGAGTAGGGGCTATGGGGGTTATTGTTTTTGCTGTTTCGTTTTTACTTCGGATCGCAGTCTACGATTCTTTACCTCTCTATAAGCTGGTAGCTTTGCTCTTTGTGACACCTGTGGCATCTCGTTCTGTACTGCTTGTATTGTTTCGGTTTACGCGTCCTGCTAGAACACGTGGATTAGGGCAACATGCGATCGGTAAAACGAGACTAGCTACGCTTGTATGGGCAAATAGCATCGCTATCTTACTTGTAGCTTTGTTGCTTAAAGAGATCGGTATTATGGCTATGATTGTGGGTATTTTAGTGGTCATTCGATTGATTCGCTCGTGTAATCGTCGGTTGGGTGGGATGACTGGTGATACATTTGGCGCTGCCGTTGAAATTCTCGAAGGCGTAGTGGCACTCGTTTTTGCTATGCGTACGTTTTGA
- a CDS encoding histidine phosphatase family protein has product MPSHVIFVRHAQTVDNVQKRYLGHRDSPLSALGKWQEERILDLLYTETIDAVFGSDLLRAASLAQRIAHDHHVKAQLTPDLREMNFGVFEGLTYAEVMSRYSECATAFYDDSLHMAPPSGETGLQVLSRVLRFVKEQFFLSIRDHTELTQTVVVVTHGGPLRLLLATLMYNDPTRHWEINVDHGSIVRCAVSDKNEWSVCL; this is encoded by the coding sequence ATGCCATCACACGTTATTTTTGTTCGCCACGCCCAAACAGTAGATAATGTACAAAAACGGTATCTAGGACACCGGGATTCACCACTTAGTGCACTTGGCAAGTGGCAAGAAGAACGCATACTTGATTTGTTGTATACAGAAACAATTGATGCGGTCTTTGGGAGTGACTTACTACGCGCAGCAAGTCTTGCGCAGCGTATCGCACATGATCACCATGTGAAAGCACAATTGACTCCAGATTTGCGTGAAATGAACTTTGGTGTATTTGAAGGGTTAACTTATGCTGAGGTGATGTCACGCTACAGTGAGTGTGCTACAGCTTTTTATGATGATTCGCTTCATATGGCACCACCTAGTGGAGAAACAGGACTGCAAGTGCTTTCGCGAGTACTTCGTTTTGTCAAAGAGCAGTTTTTTTTATCCATTCGCGATCATACAGAGTTAACGCAAACGGTTGTGGTGGTGACACATGGAGGGCCACTACGCCTTTTATTGGCAACCCTTATGTATAATGATCCAACTCGTCATTGGGAGATTAACGTCGATCATGGGTCAATTGTACGCTGTGCAGTTTCTGATAAAAATGAATGGTCAGTTTGTTTGTAA
- the cobT gene encoding nicotinate-nucleotide--dimethylbenzimidazole phosphoribosyltransferase → MTTSDYIAVVQEALDHIGRLDRIAMEQAKQRLDHLTKPKGSLGQLETWLIQAAGIQQTAIAEFDQTHVVVMAGDHGVVEEGVSAYPADVTKQMVLNFLHGGATINALARQAQAQVHVVDIGVKESIDHPLLLARNVRRGTRNFCREQALTLTEVWQALATGIEIGQKVADGGKRVVVLGEMGIGNTTTSAAIFCALTGATVADVVGRGTGIDDATLAHKTNVITRALQMHQPDASDPIDVLSKLGGLEIAGLAGVLLGAATKRAVVIADGLISTVAVLLATRLEPRAVQYVIAGHRSPEPGHDLALRALQLRPVLDLSMRLGEASGGVTAILVLQGAGRVMKEMSTFEEAGVSEGDHLHSVDQPQEIDSADQRLPLSNLSKSQRDKDHVQQVAATLSELSGVGEEPGLVYSQSELEFTQEERAAVYKAIYLRRDIRRFVSTPLPEDALLRILNAGHHGPSVGFMQPWNFILITDPIVKLQLRDIVERERLAASLHFADPKRDEYLRLKVEGILEAPLTICVTNDPTRGGTHVLGRNSIVETDLFSVSCAIENMWLAARTENIALGWVSIYQKPDVQEILRIPPHVTPAGLLTLGYTDEWPQQPILQTSGWRARVPFTEVLYRNHWGIKM, encoded by the coding sequence ATGACGACAAGTGATTACATTGCAGTGGTACAAGAGGCTTTAGATCACATTGGGCGACTGGATCGTATAGCGATGGAGCAAGCAAAACAAAGGCTTGATCATTTGACAAAACCTAAAGGGAGTCTAGGTCAATTAGAAACCTGGTTAATTCAAGCTGCAGGTATCCAGCAAACTGCAATAGCGGAGTTTGATCAAACGCATGTAGTGGTTATGGCAGGTGATCACGGCGTGGTCGAAGAGGGAGTATCGGCCTATCCAGCTGACGTGACCAAGCAGATGGTATTGAATTTTTTACATGGTGGGGCCACCATTAATGCCCTTGCACGGCAAGCGCAAGCACAGGTGCATGTGGTTGATATCGGGGTAAAAGAAAGCATTGACCACCCCTTATTGCTCGCTCGCAATGTAAGGCGCGGTACGCGTAACTTTTGTAGGGAACAGGCTCTAACACTTACTGAGGTATGGCAAGCGCTTGCAACTGGTATAGAGATTGGTCAGAAAGTCGCAGATGGCGGGAAACGCGTTGTAGTGCTTGGAGAAATGGGCATTGGAAATACGACGACAAGTGCTGCTATTTTTTGCGCACTTACTGGCGCGACTGTAGCAGATGTTGTAGGGCGTGGTACGGGCATTGACGATGCGACGTTAGCACACAAAACGAATGTGATTACGCGCGCGTTGCAGATGCACCAACCGGATGCATCGGATCCCATTGATGTTTTAAGTAAGTTAGGTGGCCTTGAAATTGCTGGGTTGGCAGGAGTTTTACTCGGGGCTGCTACAAAGCGCGCGGTCGTTATAGCGGATGGATTGATTAGTACGGTTGCCGTGTTGCTAGCAACACGGCTTGAACCTCGTGCCGTCCAGTACGTGATTGCGGGTCATCGCTCTCCAGAACCTGGACATGATTTGGCACTACGTGCATTGCAACTGCGTCCAGTCTTAGATCTCTCTATGAGACTTGGAGAAGCTTCTGGTGGCGTTACCGCTATTCTTGTTTTACAGGGAGCAGGACGTGTCATGAAGGAAATGTCAACGTTTGAAGAAGCAGGGGTATCCGAAGGGGATCATCTTCATTCAGTTGATCAGCCGCAAGAAATAGATTCTGCAGATCAGAGATTGCCATTAAGCAACTTATCAAAGAGCCAACGAGATAAGGATCATGTGCAACAGGTTGCAGCGACTCTGTCGGAACTGTCCGGTGTAGGAGAAGAACCTGGGTTAGTCTACTCACAGTCAGAGTTGGAATTTACTCAGGAGGAACGGGCAGCTGTGTACAAAGCGATTTATTTGCGGCGCGATATTCGTCGATTTGTGTCCACACCGTTACCAGAAGATGCGTTATTGCGCATTCTAAATGCTGGACATCATGGGCCATCAGTAGGATTTATGCAACCGTGGAATTTTATTTTAATTACAGATCCTATCGTTAAACTGCAATTGCGCGATATCGTAGAGCGAGAACGTCTTGCTGCATCTCTCCATTTTGCGGATCCTAAACGAGATGAGTATTTGCGATTAAAGGTAGAAGGAATTCTAGAGGCACCTTTGACAATTTGTGTAACCAATGACCCCACACGTGGCGGAACGCATGTCTTAGGGCGCAATTCAATTGTTGAAACTGATCTCTTTTCAGTTTCTTGTGCGATTGAAAACATGTGGTTAGCTGCCCGTACGGAAAATATCGCGCTCGGTTGGGTGAGTATTTATCAGAAGCCGGATGTTCAAGAGATTTTGCGTATTCCGCCACATGTTACGCCAGCTGGATTGCTCACGCTTGGCTATACAGATGAGTGGCCACAACAACCGATTCTTCAAACATCTGGTTGGCGCGCACGTGTGCCATTTACTGAAGTGCTTTATCGCAATCATTGGGGCATAAAGATGTAG
- a CDS encoding C39 family peptidase, protein MRTRIYSNGVLHWLRHYLRVQVLTIIVAILFIVTIPLPSMNHLHLTRPDRVSMVAQKQHVLSGTIHHQVFIRVPIIGQLPQLENGCEVTALAMLLQFDHIHVSNLTLAHQIARDKTPLVENNQGQIVSWGNPNDGFVGSITGKQPGFGVYHHPIAQLLTDYVKNKARDLTGIRFDALLAIIKSGRPTIVWTTTTLAPVHTFVTWESPTGPVHTTLDEHAVLLIGYTQTDVIINNPLSGSLQYIPIGPFRQSFVQMGRQAVTIAPLNAQNLR, encoded by the coding sequence GTGCGCACCCGCATATACTCCAATGGCGTGTTACATTGGTTAAGACATTATCTTCGCGTTCAAGTGCTCACGATCATAGTGGCTATCCTCTTTATTGTGACCATCCCACTTCCATCTATGAATCATCTTCACTTGACTCGTCCTGATCGTGTCTCGATGGTGGCACAGAAACAGCATGTATTATCAGGCACAATCCATCACCAAGTATTCATTCGCGTCCCTATCATCGGACAATTGCCCCAGCTAGAGAATGGATGTGAGGTGACAGCACTTGCGATGCTTTTGCAATTTGACCACATCCACGTAAGTAATCTCACACTTGCCCATCAAATTGCACGCGACAAAACTCCACTCGTCGAAAATAACCAGGGTCAGATCGTTAGTTGGGGCAATCCCAATGACGGGTTTGTTGGAAGTATCACTGGTAAGCAACCTGGATTTGGCGTCTATCATCACCCAATAGCACAATTACTCACTGATTATGTAAAAAACAAAGCGCGAGATTTGACTGGTATTCGCTTTGATGCACTACTTGCTATCATAAAAAGTGGTCGCCCCACGATAGTATGGACGACCACGACGCTTGCACCTGTGCATACATTTGTCACATGGGAGAGTCCTACAGGACCTGTTCATACAACCCTCGATGAGCATGCTGTTTTACTAATTGGTTATACGCAAACCGATGTCATCATCAACAATCCACTTAGTGGATCATTACAATACATACCAATAGGTCCATTTCGCCAAAGCTTTGTACAGATGGGCAGACAAGCTGTGACAATCGCTCCGTTAAATGCTCAAAACCTACGCTAA
- a CDS encoding cation:proton antiporter, with product MYNTYYSLLFVTVIAFLSPWASYRLTRGLVPAIVVEILLGIIVGPSGFHLTESTNYVTFLSDLAFSYLMFLSGLEIDFDLILQSGRNNERAPWLKGILFFITAMVASGVIAYLLYGLHLVHHPLFLTFILSTTSIGIVTPALKEKGWLLVPFGQEILVYALLADIMTLIFVAAYTTWHTSGNAASVLLVLVLLFVFVAVYRVLKAVKGIHLFTAVENATSELGLRGSFALILIFLALAQLLGTQVVVGAFLAGAIISLLSEKHSELTQKLNSIGYGFFLPIFFVNVGLTFNLSSLIGNAYFWISLGIILIGMYVNKMIAALWWMKGFKTKERVAAGFLLGSQLSLTIVASKLGQQIGVIPSGLANGLILLAIITCLISPGVFTRLVGSQTQLKPPNANSSLPVDFLPEGWVIAQVDVLSPRFSHTPMRRLLLPHDVLFISIERGEEKIVPRGHTVLEQFDVVHLMGSMNSIDRLRNRFNSK from the coding sequence TTGTATAACACTTACTATTCTCTACTCTTTGTCACTGTGATCGCTTTTCTATCCCCATGGGCATCTTATCGGTTAACTCGCGGTTTAGTCCCTGCTATTGTAGTTGAAATTTTGCTTGGTATCATCGTAGGCCCTAGCGGCTTTCATTTAACCGAAAGTACAAACTATGTAACTTTTCTCTCTGACCTTGCATTCTCTTATCTTATGTTTTTATCCGGTCTTGAAATAGATTTTGATCTCATCTTGCAAAGTGGTCGTAACAATGAACGTGCACCATGGCTAAAGGGCATCTTGTTTTTCATTACAGCCATGGTCGCTTCAGGAGTTATTGCGTACCTGTTATACGGTCTGCATTTGGTTCATCACCCACTATTTCTAACATTTATCTTGAGTACAACATCGATAGGAATCGTCACCCCTGCTTTAAAAGAAAAGGGATGGCTTTTAGTTCCATTTGGCCAAGAAATTTTAGTTTATGCTTTATTAGCTGATATCATGACGCTCATATTTGTTGCAGCCTACACCACATGGCATACATCTGGCAATGCGGCAAGCGTACTTCTCGTGCTCGTCTTGCTGTTTGTCTTCGTAGCAGTTTACAGAGTACTAAAAGCGGTAAAAGGCATTCACCTCTTTACAGCGGTTGAAAACGCCACTAGTGAACTGGGTCTGCGCGGTTCTTTTGCTCTCATTCTCATCTTTCTAGCACTCGCCCAATTGCTCGGAACACAGGTTGTCGTAGGTGCATTTTTAGCCGGCGCCATCATCAGCTTGCTATCAGAAAAACACTCGGAGCTCACACAAAAATTAAATTCTATAGGATATGGCTTCTTTTTACCCATCTTTTTTGTCAATGTTGGTCTGACCTTTAACTTATCATCGCTCATTGGAAATGCTTATTTCTGGATTAGTCTTGGCATTATTCTTATTGGTATGTATGTAAATAAAATGATAGCCGCTTTATGGTGGATGAAGGGCTTTAAAACAAAAGAACGAGTTGCTGCTGGATTTCTGCTTGGATCGCAATTAAGCTTAACCATTGTAGCCAGTAAACTAGGCCAACAAATTGGAGTCATTCCGTCAGGACTAGCAAACGGTCTCATTCTTTTAGCTATTATCACCTGTCTCATCTCACCTGGTGTGTTCACACGACTTGTGGGATCCCAAACTCAGTTGAAACCACCCAACGCAAACTCGTCACTTCCTGTGGACTTTTTGCCAGAGGGCTGGGTCATCGCTCAAGTTGACGTACTATCACCGCGTTTTAGTCACACGCCCATGCGTAGATTATTACTGCCGCATGATGTCTTGTTTATTTCAATTGAGCGTGGTGAAGAAAAAATAGTTCCCCGTGGCCATACCGTTCTTGAACAATTTGACGTAGTGCACCTGATGGGTTCTATGAACTCCATCGACCGTTTGCGGAATCGTTTCAATAGTAAATAG
- a CDS encoding transglycosylase SLT domain-containing protein: MYRSIMILFCGIFAFSMFAVRSTEVQAKETTLMHLQKDYRKAKVRSTQLQEQMVSLTKAQQQVASRLAQTEQSLIRAELQQRSQEHIIALLHAQIQQDRRMTDKFARKAEVADTQLRGQLEFWYEQGSLPYIEVLLAAHSFSDFLYRVSAMDALLVQQKEVFTEDARILKKFEVLTAHEKLDEQRAQAVYASVKAGREKIAASFTVEKNLIAHVETLKSVAQINRGQQIEMMQRLASQIAAVEMEQARMAAEEAAKKAKNYSAVTAPPAGALLNSAAVQNDLTIAISDTDVPRSWLPWLLLLVQYESGGNPSAQCPVAVDGEHASGLMQMLPETFARYALAGHDNIWNPVDNAIAAIRYIQAAYGSPWNIPGIQQESTYRGY, translated from the coding sequence ATGTATCGAAGCATAATGATATTATTTTGTGGCATTTTTGCATTTTCTATGTTTGCTGTACGCTCAACAGAGGTGCAGGCAAAAGAAACAACACTTATGCATTTACAAAAGGACTATCGAAAAGCAAAAGTGCGAAGTACTCAGTTGCAGGAGCAAATGGTATCCCTGACAAAAGCGCAACAACAAGTTGCGAGTCGTTTGGCACAAACAGAACAGTCACTGATTCGCGCAGAGTTGCAACAGAGGAGTCAAGAGCACATCATAGCATTGCTTCACGCACAGATCCAACAAGATCGCAGAATGACGGATAAGTTTGCACGTAAGGCTGAAGTGGCTGATACACAGTTGCGAGGTCAACTGGAATTTTGGTATGAACAAGGGTCACTTCCCTACATAGAAGTATTGTTAGCTGCGCATAGTTTTTCCGATTTTTTGTATAGAGTATCCGCTATGGATGCTTTATTGGTTCAGCAAAAGGAAGTCTTTACAGAAGATGCCCGTATTTTAAAAAAATTCGAGGTACTCACGGCTCACGAAAAATTGGATGAGCAGCGAGCGCAAGCTGTATATGCTAGTGTTAAGGCGGGGCGGGAAAAAATAGCCGCATCATTTACTGTGGAAAAAAATCTAATTGCACATGTTGAGACGTTAAAAAGCGTCGCTCAAATCAATCGCGGTCAGCAGATTGAGATGATGCAAAGGCTCGCTTCTCAAATTGCTGCAGTAGAGATGGAGCAAGCGCGGATGGCAGCGGAAGAGGCTGCTAAGAAGGCGAAAAATTACAGCGCAGTAACAGCCCCACCTGCAGGAGCACTATTGAACTCTGCTGCTGTACAAAATGACCTTACGATAGCCATTTCTGACACGGATGTACCTCGATCATGGTTACCATGGTTGCTACTTCTGGTACAATACGAGAGCGGGGGGAATCCGTCTGCGCAATGTCCTGTTGCAGTTGATGGTGAACATGCGTCAGGGCTCATGCAAATGTTGCCAGAAACATTTGCGCGCTACGCTTTAGCTGGGCATGATAATATTTGGAATCCGGTTGATAATGCGATCGCCGCGATTCGCTATATTCAAGCGGCGTATGGTAGTCCGTGGAATATTCCGGGTATTCAACAAGAATCGACGTATAGAGGGTATTGA
- a CDS encoding transglycosylase domain-containing protein — MDKKGKATTKGSATKTELRRSRKRVPRWVKITWIGSFSTLIFAVLVVGFVWFFATPRVNLSMLDQSSTPTEVFDRYGQLAFKIQPAGIQQVPLKDIPLNAQQALIATEDAGFYHNFGFSIKGYFRAAFHDLLHRDTGQGASTITQQLAKFVYLNDNKTIGYKLEELLLSIQISRQYTKQQILDMYFNHVYFGNGATGISQAAYTYFGLKPSQMNQMTLPQSALLAGLPQAPSLYDPLVNPKLALQRRNEVLQRMEEQHYISYATMVKTQKEPLELHPKTNNLSGIPPQYDYYRDFLYQELNQLHLSTQMLSQGGVKIYTSLDPQLQMATYNVINDSAYYPTPLSTATEEIEGAATFIDPHTGGIMALVGGRQNEYTYRGFDYAVSTQRSPGSAMKPLVVYGPALQSGQWNANSALKDGVNNQLSFGSYTVSDWETHPTENGYVTLRWALAESWNVPAVWLLDKIGIQTGIDFAEKTGINLSSPANQNLTIALGNIHPGISPLQLADAYCSFDDNGVRMPAHLIDRIINAQGQVIYQNQSQPVTVMSPSTATQMVALLRNNVVNGIVSGAAVPGHEVAGKTGSVAYTNTSHTDSDLWVAAFTPNVVGAVWEGYPDTTLANSLPQWSSSFPPRVFSAILSQGLPSTGGSFDVAPAAGPDFPGVVPGQSAKKQKAKGQSTTTPAGSSQPTTPTSPATGTNGTTGTGTNNGTPPASTAPGTGKGQTNTNPSTPSTPAGNGSGSNPAGGGTSTTGNGNGTNTGTGGNTTQPSGSGNSPGGGNGPPGVGSGQGQVGPGAGSGSSTGTSGTTSPSAPATAPAN; from the coding sequence ATGGATAAAAAAGGGAAAGCAACAACCAAAGGCTCTGCTACAAAAACGGAGCTGAGACGGTCGCGAAAACGCGTTCCTAGATGGGTAAAGATTACTTGGATAGGGAGCTTTAGCACGTTGATCTTCGCAGTGTTGGTTGTAGGCTTTGTCTGGTTTTTTGCAACTCCGCGTGTGAATCTAAGCATGCTCGATCAGTCAAGTACGCCGACAGAAGTATTTGACCGATATGGACAATTGGCTTTTAAGATACAACCAGCTGGAATTCAGCAAGTTCCATTAAAAGATATACCGCTAAATGCACAACAGGCACTTATTGCAACAGAGGACGCCGGATTCTATCATAACTTTGGATTTAGCATTAAAGGTTACTTTCGTGCGGCGTTTCATGACTTATTGCATAGAGATACAGGGCAGGGCGCAAGTACCATTACACAGCAGTTGGCGAAGTTTGTGTACCTAAATGACAATAAAACGATTGGCTATAAGTTAGAGGAATTATTGCTTTCCATTCAAATTTCACGGCAGTATACTAAACAGCAAATTCTTGACATGTATTTTAATCATGTGTACTTTGGCAATGGGGCTACAGGTATTTCTCAAGCAGCCTATACGTATTTTGGGTTAAAGCCATCGCAAATGAACCAAATGACGTTGCCACAAAGTGCACTTTTAGCTGGACTTCCACAAGCTCCATCGCTCTATGATCCGCTTGTGAATCCAAAGCTTGCACTACAACGCCGCAATGAAGTACTGCAACGCATGGAAGAACAGCATTATATTTCGTATGCGACAATGGTTAAAACTCAAAAAGAACCACTTGAACTACATCCAAAAACGAATAATTTGTCAGGCATACCACCGCAGTATGATTATTATCGGGACTTTTTGTATCAAGAGTTGAATCAGTTACACTTAAGTACGCAAATGCTCTCTCAAGGTGGCGTGAAAATCTATACGTCACTCGATCCACAATTGCAAATGGCGACTTATAACGTTATTAATGATTCAGCGTATTATCCAACTCCGCTCTCAACGGCAACAGAAGAAATTGAAGGAGCGGCTACATTTATCGATCCTCATACAGGCGGAATTATGGCTCTGGTGGGTGGACGGCAAAATGAATACACGTATCGTGGTTTTGATTATGCGGTGTCAACACAGCGTTCACCAGGGTCGGCGATGAAACCGTTAGTCGTTTACGGTCCGGCGCTTCAGTCGGGACAGTGGAACGCAAATTCTGCCTTAAAAGATGGTGTCAATAATCAGCTCTCGTTTGGCAGCTATACGGTGAGTGACTGGGAAACGCATCCTACAGAAAATGGCTATGTAACATTACGCTGGGCATTAGCGGAATCGTGGAATGTACCAGCTGTATGGTTACTCGATAAGATTGGCATTCAAACGGGAATTGACTTTGCGGAAAAAACGGGAATTAATCTTTCTAGTCCGGCCAATCAAAATCTAACCATTGCACTTGGCAATATTCACCCTGGTATCTCGCCATTGCAACTAGCAGATGCATATTGCTCGTTTGATGACAATGGAGTGCGGATGCCTGCGCATTTGATTGATCGGATTATTAATGCTCAGGGACAAGTGATCTATCAAAATCAATCGCAACCGGTTACTGTAATGTCTCCATCCACGGCGACACAGATGGTGGCACTGTTACGCAATAACGTCGTAAATGGCATTGTTTCAGGTGCTGCGGTACCAGGACACGAGGTTGCAGGGAAAACAGGATCTGTGGCGTATACCAATACATCGCATACAGACAGCGATCTTTGGGTAGCTGCATTTACGCCAAATGTGGTTGGTGCTGTGTGGGAGGGTTACCCAGATACAACGCTAGCCAATAGTTTGCCACAGTGGTCTAGTAGCTTTCCGCCACGAGTCTTTTCCGCTATTTTAAGTCAGGGGTTACCTTCAACAGGCGGATCATTTGATGTGGCTCCAGCGGCTGGACCGGATTTTCCAGGAGTAGTACCTGGTCAAAGCGCCAAAAAACAAAAGGCGAAAGGGCAGAGTACAACGACTCCAGCGGGTAGTAGTCAGCCAACGACGCCAACTAGTCCAGCAACGGGAACGAATGGTACGACAGGAACGGGTACTAACAACGGAACACCACCAGCCTCTACTGCCCCTGGAACGGGTAAAGGGCAAACGAATACTAATCCAAGTACACCTTCCACTCCAGCAGGCAATGGATCTGGTTCCAATCCAGCTGGTGGTGGTACATCAACTACCGGTAATGGCAATGGTACAAATACTGGGACAGGTGGAAACACTACTCAACCGTCTGGGTCAGGAAATAGTCCAGGTGGCGGCAATGGCCCGCCAGGTGTAGGCAGTGGCCAAGGCCAAGTGGGACCAGGGGCCGGATCTGGTAGTAGTACTGGGACTTCTGGTACTACTAGTCCGAGTGCTCCTGCTACAGCACCTGCGAATTAG